Proteins from one Nitrobacteraceae bacterium AZCC 2146 genomic window:
- a CDS encoding transposase (product_source=KO:K07484; cog=COG3436; ko=KO:K07484; pfam=PF03050,PF13005,PF13007,PF13817), translating to MDTAPDAPPDDIAALKEALATERAKTLDIAAELAVAHAKASEDSALIAQQKLRIAKLERQIYGQRSERSSRLIDQLALTFEELEANATEDELAAERAVARTTIVRGFTRTRPERNTFPDHLPRQRVVIDPPTACECCGGNRLRKLGEDVTRTLESVPRQWKVVETVREKFTCRDCEKISQAPAPFHVIARGWAGPSLLAMVLYEKFGQHQPLNRQAERYALEGVPISLSTMADAVGACCTVLEPLSRLLEAHVMAAERLHGDDTTVPVLALGKCDVARCWVYVKDDRPFGGSDPPAAMFYYSRDRSGEHPQAHLAKYTGILQADAFGGYIKLYEPERSPGLIREAACWVHARRPFFAMADLEENARRKAAGKKEIVISPVAMEIVRRIDALFEIERSIKGQNADQRKVVRQAQSAPLVADLEAYMREQCAKLSRGHDLAKAMNYMFKRWASFTRFLDDGRVCLSNNAAERALRGIALGRKSWLFCGSDRGGRRAAAMYSLIVSAKMNDVDPQAWLADVLARIATHPAHRLDELLPWNWKTAQQQGLAAQAA from the coding sequence ATGGACACGGCTCCCGACGCCCCTCCCGACGACATAGCCGCTCTGAAAGAGGCGTTGGCGACCGAGCGCGCGAAGACGCTGGATATTGCGGCGGAGCTCGCGGTCGCCCATGCGAAGGCATCGGAAGACAGCGCGCTGATTGCCCAGCAAAAATTACGGATCGCCAAGCTCGAGCGCCAGATCTACGGACAGCGGTCAGAGCGTTCGTCTCGGCTGATCGACCAGTTGGCGCTGACGTTCGAAGAGCTGGAAGCCAACGCCACCGAAGACGAGCTTGCGGCCGAGAGAGCCGTCGCCAGGACGACAATTGTACGCGGATTTACGCGCACGCGCCCCGAACGCAATACGTTCCCCGATCATCTTCCCCGCCAGCGCGTGGTGATCGATCCGCCAACGGCGTGTGAATGCTGCGGCGGCAATCGCTTGCGCAAGCTCGGCGAAGACGTGACCCGGACGCTGGAATCGGTGCCGCGCCAGTGGAAAGTGGTCGAGACGGTGCGCGAAAAGTTCACCTGCCGGGATTGCGAGAAAATCAGCCAAGCGCCGGCGCCGTTCCATGTGATTGCGCGGGGCTGGGCGGGACCGAGCCTGCTCGCGATGGTTCTGTACGAGAAGTTCGGCCAGCATCAGCCGTTGAACCGTCAGGCCGAGCGCTATGCCCTTGAAGGCGTGCCGATCAGCCTCTCGACCATGGCCGACGCCGTAGGGGCGTGCTGCACGGTGTTAGAGCCGCTGTCGCGGCTCTTGGAAGCCCACGTCATGGCAGCCGAACGCCTCCATGGCGACGACACCACCGTGCCCGTGCTCGCCTTGGGCAAGTGCGATGTCGCTCGATGCTGGGTCTATGTGAAGGACGACCGCCCCTTCGGCGGCTCAGATCCGCCGGCGGCGATGTTTTATTACTCGCGCGATCGAAGTGGTGAGCATCCGCAGGCGCATCTGGCCAAATACACCGGGATCCTCCAGGCCGACGCCTTCGGCGGATACATCAAGCTCTACGAGCCCGAGCGAAGTCCTGGGCTTATCAGGGAAGCGGCCTGTTGGGTCCATGCCCGGCGCCCGTTCTTCGCCATGGCGGATCTTGAGGAGAACGCGCGGCGCAAAGCGGCCGGAAAGAAGGAGATCGTCATCTCGCCCGTCGCCATGGAGATCGTGCGCCGCATCGACGCTCTGTTCGAGATCGAGCGCTCCATCAAAGGCCAAAACGCCGACCAACGAAAGGTTGTTCGCCAGGCGCAGAGCGCGCCGCTCGTCGCCGATCTGGAAGCCTATATGCGCGAGCAATGCGCCAAGCTCTCCCGCGGTCACGATCTGGCCAAGGCCATGAACTACATGTTCAAGCGCTGGGCCTCCTTCACACGCTTCCTCGACGATGGCCGCGTCTGCCTCTCGAACAATGCCGCCGAAAGAGCGCTGCGCGGCATCGCATTGGGCAGAAAGTCGTGGTTATTCTGTGGGTCCGACCGCGGAGGGCGCCGAGCCGCCGCCATGTATAGCCTCATCGTCTCTGCCAAGATGAACGACGTCGACCCTCAGGCCTGGCTCGCCGATGTACTCGCTCGCATCGCCACCCACCCCGCCCACAGGCTCGATGAGCTGCTGCCCTGGAACTGGAAGACTGCGCAACAGCAAGGCCTTGCGGCGCAGGCGGCTTGA
- a CDS encoding hypothetical protein (product_source=Hypo-rule applied) gives MGHVNKVSHVFTLSHVAEMFGEDEEWLFEVAEEMDTEDGQLWVVGVGEDGVMAFTDDGIENLKELIAIHKDTPSIIEKRRQALAAMMKPKTEEPDEI, from the coding sequence ATGGGGCACGTCAACAAAGTCAGCCACGTGTTCACTCTCAGCCATGTCGCTGAGATGTTCGGTGAAGACGAGGAATGGCTGTTCGAGGTCGCCGAAGAAATGGACACCGAGGATGGCCAGCTATGGGTCGTCGGCGTCGGTGAAGACGGGGTGATGGCGTTCACCGATGACGGGATCGAGAACCTCAAAGAGCTGATCGCAATCCACAAGGACACCCCCAGCATCATCGAAAAACGCCGCCAAGCGCTCGCCGCGATGATGAAGCCGAAGACCGAAGAGCCCGACGAGATCTAA
- a CDS encoding ABC-type transporter MlaC component (product_source=COG2854; cleavage_site_network=SignalP-noTM; cog=COG2854), whose protein sequence is MRLALQKAACMARMAIVVFILLLSAPEAMSAPNCDQALKAAASQLLAPTKLGRMAYLSNDEKCRVIAKQFVEAVTVRQVASTCQERAGHQRALELLDEQIQTFNDRLAEQSCTQ, encoded by the coding sequence ATGAGATTGGCATTGCAAAAGGCGGCATGCATGGCGCGGATGGCAATTGTGGTGTTTATTCTCTTGCTGTCGGCGCCGGAGGCGATGAGCGCGCCGAACTGCGATCAAGCGTTGAAGGCGGCGGCCTCTCAGCTTCTCGCACCTACGAAGCTGGGCAGAATGGCTTATTTGTCTAATGACGAGAAATGCCGTGTCATCGCCAAGCAATTCGTCGAGGCAGTAACGGTTCGCCAAGTTGCCTCAACCTGCCAGGAACGTGCGGGCCACCAACGCGCTCTCGAACTCCTTGATGAACAAATTCAGACATTCAACGACCGGCTTGCCGAACAGTCGTGCACTCAATGA